A stretch of Pyrenophora tritici-repentis strain M4 chromosome 7, whole genome shotgun sequence DNA encodes these proteins:
- a CDS encoding DUF4048 multi-domain protein produces the protein MVSCAAQTILKSWFSRFRGSRLLRLVGLPTALLALYLEVYGSSPAAASLILHRLARRVCLSTILCTLKKGHDMSNSDSILDLGHVDSMDGAQTPTLHDKGVDPSSQTKTSDASISNVLPSPSPSPAMPSHSRSRTVDVVRQGKRLSLQFPIQPATRSTSPTSSTRSRPQSWYNGATTVRSPDPVEPASETNILAVLAAQERYVLELREELTKAEADLNLLKSQWTRHEAMKRRTDVRKVTALEPLNTALANSPPTQYDDDGSNLWMQKEMERRKSLLSHTRTTQRKVFSGSRHLRTLSLLSPDRTDSPALLQPLDLQDQQSPSSRPQLSARSTSADITRQVVTAGDHDRYEMGGMPTIQREQLIRAGTQMATDFKKGLFTFIEDIRQATVGDEAVNHADGIAGGPSAKGLSKHNRKTSDVRPPLTRSASSKKTQPLGSVGDDFWKEMGLSEPKTNAVNKKTHALKNTSTPQKQIRKMASEEEWDNWDTPSESRDNANESLLLDLADSKDSSDDSDAPTSPVSGPASSRTSISTRYHSRRHDSKASSLTSINQDDITPREVKRSSIPWPDMTKVSPSNLKRTASHLMREWEKQLTPPPESRGQDYSHGDYMN, from the coding sequence ATGGTTTCTTGCGCTGCCCAAACTATCCTAAAGTCGTGGTTCTCGCGGTTCAGAGGCTCGCGGCTCCTCCGATTGGTCGGCCTCCCTACAGCCCTTCTAGCCCTTTACCTCGAAGTCTACGGCAGCTCCCCAGCCGCCGCCTCGCTTATTCTTCACCGACTCGCTCGTCGCGTTTGCCTTTCCACCATCCTCTGTACACTGAAGAAGGGCCACGACATGAGCAATTCAGATTCAATCTTAGATTTGGGACACGTAGACTCCATGGACGGAGCACAGACACCAACCCTGCATGACAAAGGGGTGGACCCGTCATCCCAGACAAAAACATCTGACGCCTCCATTTCAAACGTTCTTCCTTCACCCTCACCATCACCGGCAATGCCGTCGCACTCGCGTTCCAGGACGGTTGACGTCGTCAGGCAAGGCAAACGCTTGTCACTCCAATTTCCAATCCAGCCTGCTACCAGGAGTACATCACCAACCTCGTCGACCCGGTCGCGCCCGCAATCATGGTACAATGGCGCAACCACGGTCCGTTCCCCGGACCCCGTCGAGCCTGCTTCCGAGACCAACATTCTCGCCGTCCTTGCTGCCCAGGAACGCTATGTGCTGGAGTTGAGGGAAGAGCTCACCAAGGCCGAAGCCGACCTGAACTTGCTCAAGTCGCAGTGGACTCGCCATGAGGCCATGAAGCGACGCACTGACGTGCGCAAAGTTACTGCACTTGAACCCTTGAACACAGCACTGGCCAACTCCCCTCCAACCCAATACGACGACGATGGCTCCAACCTGTGGATGCAGAAAGAGATGGAGCGCAGAAAGAGTCTACTCAGCCATACGAGGACGACACAGCGCAAAGTGTTTAGTGGTTCCAGGCATCTACGTACATTGTCGCTACTCTCGCCCGACCGTACCGACTCACCTGCGTTACTCCAGCCTCTCGACCTACAGGATCAGCAGTCGCCTAGTTCACGACCCCAACTCAGTGCACGGTCTACTTCGGCAGACATCACACGTCAAGTGGTGACTGCTGGTGACCATGATCGCTATGAGATGGGTGGTATGCCAACCATACAGCGTGAACAGCTCATTCGCGCCGGCACACAGATGGCGACCGACTTCAAGAAGGGTCTGTTCACATTCATCGAAGATATTCGGCAGGCTACGGTTGGTGATGAAGCCGTTAACCATGCCGATGGTATTGCCGGTGGGCCAAGCGCCAAGGGCTTGTCCAAGCACAACCGCAAGACATCTGATGTCCGCCCACCCCTTACTCGGTCCGCTAGCTCCAAGAAGACGCAACCGCTGGGCTCTGTTGGCGATGACTTTTGGAAGGAGATGGGGTTGAGCGAGCCCAAGACCAATGCGGTCAACAAAAAGACGCACGCTCTCAAAAACACTAGTACCCCGCAAAAACAAATTCGCAAAATGGCCTCGGAAGAAGAGTGGGATAACTGGGACACCCCCAGTGAGTCCCGCGACAACGCCAATGAATCCCTATTGCTAGACTTGGCCGACTCCAAGGACAGTTCAGACGATTCGGATGCGCCAACCTCGCCAGTTTCAGGCCCAGCCAGCTCACGAACCAGCATCAGCACCAGATATCACTCTCGGCGCCACGATTCCAAGGCATCGTCGCTCACCTCGATCAACCAAGACGATATCACGCCTCGCGAAGTAAAGCGCAGCTCAATCCCGTGGCCTGATATGACCAAGGTGTCGCCCAGCAATCTCAAGCGTACTGCATCACACCTAATGAGGGAATGGGAGAAGCAACTGACGCCGCCTCCAGAGTCAAGGGGCCAGGACTACTCGCACGGCGATTACATGAACTAA
- a CDS encoding SPS1, Serine-threonine protein kinase: protein MAEGYQVMEELGSGSFGKVFKAIDRNTGETVAIKHIDLEDSSEELADIQAEISLLSTCHSPYITEYKTSFVKGVKLWIVMEYLGGGSAADLLQPGTFSEAHIAITCRELLLGLDYLHSTGKIHRDIKAANVLLTDQGKVKLADFGVAAQLTNMKSQRMTFVGTPFWMAPEVIQEAGYDFRADIWSLGITAMELAEGAPPHAGSHPMKVLFTIPKNPAPRLEGDQWSKDFKDFIAQCLIKDPDRRATAKELLKHRFIQRAGKVEALRELVERKQMYDAQKEQQAASHPKYYEETMRDFSPKAEEDDWDFDTVKCGTVAARQTMKQRKSSRLPSLDNDEIHSMMEHVDLNSSPLSDITDSQSVRRRTSRRVSQATALRHTSGNTPTARRVSNVNNKSPLGVDMTFGNSPSTVRHFKRVPSCERRPALRSNPPSHSQNNLSFQPNPQARTFRPSPPSSDHSFDENNENEPPMPDNTHMPITKDALYGRRAYSKVLDSVFQEAVADNASTYQREAIGRVAQAWQHLDEIDPQGEFLLLKAMVDRLKNDTKLASALGIEVSPVQSPFKHHTKTSDISLGGTTVHGSGTTRVRSNTTTSPTSGGKVSPSHKHAQVSTPVQTPVRTSVASESPLKASKLVMAKNNPHLKSHSRRQSALVVGEHGFGTDAHAGFDEKKFPGYVEPGMEQQGLLADILYGQWTQGLRSRWPLT, encoded by the exons ATGGCGGAGGGCTATCAGGTCATGGAAGAGCTGGGCA GCGGGAGCTTTGGAAAGGTGTTCAAGGCTATTGACCGCAACACGGGCGAGACGGTCGCTATCAAGCAC ATCGACCTCGAAGACAGCAGCGAAGAACTGGCTGACATCCAAGCCGAGATTTCTCTTTTGAGCACCTGCCACAGCCCGTACATCACCGAATACAAGACAAGCTTTGTCAAGGGCGTCAAATTATGGATCGTCATGGAGTATCTCGGCGGAGGATCAGCCGCAGACTTG TTACAACCCGGTACTTTCAGTGAAGCGCACATCGCAATTACATGTCGCGAGCTCCTCCTGGGACTCGACTACCTTCACTCGACGGGCAAGATCCATCGAGACATCAAAGCCGCCAATGTACTCCTCACTGATCAGGGCAAGGTCAAACTTGCCGACTTTGGTGTCGCTGCGCAACTTACCAACATGAAGTCCCAACGTATGACATTTGTCGGCACACCTTTCTGGATGGCCCCCGAGGTGATCCAAGAAGCTGGTTACGACTTTAGGGCCGATATCTGGTCTCTTGGAATTACTGCCATGGAGCTGGCCGAGGGCGCACCACCACACGCTGGATCACACCCCATGAAAGTGCTCTTTACCATCCCAAAGAACCCGGCCCCCAGGCTAGAGGGTGATCAGTGGAGCAAGGACTTCAAAGACTTCATCGCTCAGTGTCTGATCAAGGATCCCGACCGACGAGCGACCGCAAAGGAGCTGCTGAAGCATCGATTCATCCAGCGCGCAGGCAAGGTTGAGGCTCTGCGTGAACTGGTTGAGCGCAAGCAGATGTACGACGCTCAGAAGGAGCAACAGGCAGCATCACATCCTAAATACTACGAGGAGACCAT GCGCGACTTCTCGCCAAAAGCTGAAGAAGACGATTGGGACTTTGATACCGTCAAGTGCGGTACAGTTGCAGCACGACAAACCATGAAGCAACGCAAGTCATCTCGGCTGCCCTCTCTAGACAACGACGAGATTCATAGCATGATGGAGCACGTCGACCTAAACTCCTCCCCATTAAGCGACATTACCGATTCACAGTCAGTACGTCGTCGGACTTCTCGAAGAGTGTCACAGGCCACGGCTTTGCGACACACATCTGGCAACACACCGACTGCCCGTCGCGTTAGCAACGTCAACAACAAATCACCCCTGGGTGTCGACATGACTTTCGGCAACTCGCCATCGACTGTACGACACTTCAAACGTGTTCCGTCGTGTGAGCGTCGCCCAGCGCTGCGCTCGAATCCCCCGAGCCACTCCCAAAACAACCTTTCCTTCCAACCGAACCCACAGGCGCGCACCTTCCGACCGTCTCCACCAAGCTCCGACCACTCGTTTGATGAGAACAATGAGAATGAGCCGCCTATGCCCGACAATACTCACATGCCCATCACCAAGGATGCGCTATATGGTCGTCGCGCCTACAGCAAGGTTCTAGACTCTGTCTTCCAAGAAGCGGTCGCAGACAACGCATCCACTTACCAGCGAGAGGCTATCGGTCGCGTTGCCCAAGCATGGCAGCACCTTGACGAGATCGATCCACAGGGCGAGTTCCTCCTTCTAAAGGCCATGGTAGATCGCCTCAAGAACGACACAAAGCTTGCCTCAGCCCTGGGTATCGAAGTCTCACCTGTACAATCACCCTTCAAGCACCACACAAAGACCAGCGATATCAGCTTAGGCGGCACCACCGTCCACGGCTCAGGCACCACGCGCGTCCGATCCAATACCACGACATCGCCAACATCAGGGGGTAAGGTCTCACCCAGCCACAAGCATGCTCAAGTATCTACGCCAGTCCAAACTCCAGTCCGCACATCTGTGGCTTCAGAATCACCTCTGAAAGCATCCAAGCTCGTCATGGCCAAGAACAACCCACATCTCAAGTCGCACTCCCGCCGCCAGAGCGCCCTTGTCGTCGGCGAACACGGCTTCGGCACCGACGCACACGCCGGCTTCGACGAGAAGAAGTTCCCCGGCTACGTCGAACCCGGCATGGAGCAACAAGGTCTTCTTGCCGATATCCTCTACGGACAATGGACACAGGGCCTGCGCAGTCGATGGCCTCTTACATGA
- a CDS encoding His-Phos-2 domain containing protein translates to MKMKMFVEKTTVAVRGAAFVALLVGVGAAPGMTTMTVPAATDVGANTADVYPPASTAVNSSLFPPESVVGFPGPTPTGAEPFAIQTAPAYPYNDGSASSYPLILPQPHGSGSQSPNLDIAKYWGNLSPWYSVRSADYGLPDASPLIPDGCEITQMHLLYRHGARYPTSDAAPAKFAQKIVNATKTDGLAFSGELEWLANWKYKLGAELLTPSGRSENFMLGVEYRQLYGHLLNNFTESGKIPVFRTESQDRMVHTAENFAAGFFGVPEYMSQVNIELLVETLGVNNSGAPYEICNNSNIASRGSIGSKVASDFAHSAFNATLARLQSQVEGITLTSTDAIAMLQLCSPVAAAQGKGFLDEFIARFTQTYPQANSALNETFDNSSTYFPLDQSIYADATHEVVVLDVLTAFNLTALFKGGPLSGKGNEGKSAFVASKVVPFATHFTTQVMECRAMVPTKQIRFIVNDAVLPIDGSYPGCPDDANGLCSFDNVVDMLKKRSAEIDFEYDCFANYTAQAGVDYNGRAPR, encoded by the exons atgaagatgaagatgtTTGTTGAGAAGACTACCGTTGCGGTGCGAGGAGCGGCGTTTGTTGCGCTTCTTGTTGGTGTTGGCGCGGCGCCTgggatgacgacgatgacggTGCCTGCGGCCACGGACGTGGGAGCGAATACCGCGGATGTGTATCCTCCTGCTAGTA CTGCGGTAAACTCATCACTGTTTCCTCCAGAGTCTGTGGTTGGGTTCCCTGGAC CGACACCCACGGGGGCCGAACCGTTTGCCATCCAAACCGCACCAGCGTATCCGTATAACGATGGTTCCGCGTCGTCATACCCGCTGATCCTACCCCAGCCACACGGCAGCGGTTCGCAATCTCCAAACTTGGACATTGCAAAATACTGGGGAAACCTAAGTCCATGGTACTCTGTCCGCAGCGCAGACTACGGACTCCCAGATGCTAGCCCTTTAATCCCAGATGGCTGCGAGATTACGCAGATGCACCTTTTGTATCGCCATGGTGCTAGGTATCCAACCAGTGACGCAGCGCCAGCGAAATTTGCACAAAAGATTGTTAATGCGACGAAAACTGATGGACTTGCATTTTCGGGGGAGTTGGAGTGGTTGGCGAATTGGAAGTATAAGCTTGGTGCCGAGTTACTCACGCCATCTGGACGCAGTGAGAACTTCATGTTGGGCGTGGAGTATAGGCAGTTGTATGGGCATTTGCTTAATAACTTTACTGAGAGTGGGAAGATTCCGGTTTTTAGGACAGAGAGTCAGGATCGTATGGTTCATACGGCGGAGAATTTTGCTGCTGGGTTTTTTGG TGTCCCAGAATACATGTCCCAAGTCAACATCGAGCTCCTCGTCGAAACCCTGGGTGTCAACAACTCAGGCGCCCCCTACGAAATTTGCAACAACTCCAACATCGCCTCCCGCGGCAGCATCGGCAGCAAAGTGGCCTCGGACTTCGCCCACTCTGCCTTCAACGCCACGCTTGCCCGTCTCCAATCGCAAGTCGAAGGCATAACCCTCACCTCCACCGACGCAATCGCCATGCTACAACTATGTTC CCCCGTGGCCGCGGCCCAAGGAAAAGGCTTCCTCGATGAATTCATCGCGCGCTTTACGCAGACGTATCCGCAAGCGAATTCGGCGCTGAACGAGACGTTTGATAATTCCAGCACGTATTTCCCGCTCGATCAGAGTATTTATGCCGATGCGACGCATGAGGTTGTTGTGCTGGATGTGCTGACGGCGTTTAATCTTACCGCGCTGTTTAAAGGTGGGCCGTTGAGTGGGAAAGGGAATGAGGGTAAAAGTGCGTTTGTGGCGAGTAAGGTTGTCCCTTTTGCGACGCATTTTACGACACAGGTGATGGAGTGTAGGGCTATGGTGCCGACGAAGCAGATTAGGTTTATTGT GAACGATGCTGTGCTACCGATTGATGGATCATACCCTGGATGCCCTGATGATGCAAATGGGCTTTGCTCATTCGATAACGTGGTAGATatgctgaagaagaggagtGCAGAGATTGATTTCGAGTATGATTGTTTTGCGAATTACACTGCTCAGGCTGGGGTGGATTATAATGGGAGGGCGCCGAGGTAG
- a CDS encoding Tymo-45kd-70kd multi-domain protein: MNLFAYFLVILAGFTEDTDMLNTTATTTPTLLSNSTLSTSALALGLSSTTRTTFSTTTTTRIITTTPSTLSNATSAIDFATSPPWPIPTLASISNSLPENDTECGEYIELYNNLRIPTYASSPPGYFCRNIPLHTQMLRFANWKCEYC, translated from the exons ATGAATCTCTTCGCTTACTTTCTCGTCATCCTTGCTGGATTTACGGAAGACACAGACATGCTGAATACCAcggctactactacacctacaTTACTCTCAAATAGCACTCTCTCAACCAGCGCCCTTGCCCTCGGCCTATCTTCTACGACTAGAACTACGTTCTCAACGACGACAACAACCCGAATCATCACAACCACACCCTCTACACTTTCAAACGCCACGAGCGCCATCGACTTCGCTACCTCACCCCCCTGGCCCATACCCACCCTAGCCTCCATCTCCAATAGCCTCCCCGAGAACGACACGGAATGCGGCGAATACATCGAGCTCTACAACAACCTACGCATCCCAACCTATGCTTCAAGCCCACCCGGCTACTTCTGCCGCAACATTCCCTTGCACACGCAGATGCTCAGGTTCGCGAATTGGAAATGTGAATACT GTTAA
- a CDS encoding Vps54 domain containing protein → MSTTNSPRRSSESFEFLSPNPPQGGFQFPPQHEWAGRSTSTGGRYKPRRGSTASSIHSVGGSLDSGFKSSMGAVREQSNNAISTLLTPPIMRTGMVPHTTATATSGHRPPSTKDIPPVTLTNVPHIEPSAFNPYLSQVGNLYEAFQRAKAEAEAESTQPVRRGSKKQDRSESLERTLHRSSSPRQTSRKEYRSESLERSLHTGSPAGTPNLGGRSFSPHCSPRLKRRTSGSKRTVPTITPLSTIPNIYFDENFHLENPRTFDVVSERSEVVRPVRNSSTDDYGANASLDAPQQPGRKALATNAILQEKLSWYMDTVEVHLISAISTASSSFFAALGSLRDLQTEAADSVARIKGLREDLKKLDEQMAIGGLKVVEMKRRRENLRRLADSVDQLQAVLFGLSRCDQAVVDGNLESAMTRIEMIERLITGALDTRDAQATAWLESRLPLQLIDLRHLRALDGVFDAVTELKFRVGRGFEAHFVDTLLTDLREHVKRVPTHDTLERWVAASQKARGNSQKVQIALPAYMTTDEKLRADLRASLYGLSGAQFTNQASTTFRESIVREMKLLIRKHLPSSSDDDTGSMASVSTRGGRGSSQADKNSILARNLRAMDPADAEAFFANIFTNIGEALRRLSILVKVLLDVTSGVATPPSAGGLRSPLRSPYGNTMDEYITNGPPPPSASDLQMELMQALDMSSLLGQAVDAAQTQITKLLKVRSEATTNLPLDRFLRYFNMCRLFADECEAVSGRSGAALKAVVNTHINDFVSKFGDFEKQELAKAMDADRWEPKDFDADDTEVLARLLRGMESDPPSWAETGDVLRKIEEPTTNGTLALTNGNVEEKPKEKGKTTVPAIVDEEKYTISQSSTTVLRGIERFEILVSSMPSMTSEVSTSLCEYIKLFNSRLCQLILGAGAMHSAGLKNINTKHLAIASQTLSLIIAILPYIRECFRRRAASAANKSSLSEFDNVKRLLHDQQNQIHEKLTDILSGRATVHMRSLKKVEWDNDAEINKDVSPSMESLTKDTVTMHKVINKYLSDIQVRMIMGPVFESYRDQVGKVIREAAVKTPGGKARLLREAKLFDAKLGPIDGAGNVGSHLIGLVVSKAVSEPKPEPTPAVEAEKSEKTNGTAGAMAETANGKAA, encoded by the exons ATGTCGACGACCAATTCCCCACGGCGGTCGAGTGAGAGTTTTGAGTTTCTATCGCCAAATCCGCCCCAGGGCGGATTCCAGTTTCCCCCGCAGCACGAATGGGCAGGCCGGTCAACGTCTACGGGTGGGCGCTACAAACCGCGACGTGGCTCTACGGCCTCTTCAATCCACTCGGTCGGTGGTTCACTTGATAGTGGCTTCAAGAGTAGCATGGGCGCGGTGAGAGAGCAGAGCAACAATG CTATCTCTACGTTGCTCACGCCGCCCATTATGCGGACTGGCATGGTTCCGCATACAACTGCTACGGCCACGTCTGGACATCGACCACCATCCACCAAAGATATCCCTCCTGTCACTCTGACGAATGTACCCCACATCGAACCCTCCGCCTTCAATCCATACCTCTCGCAAGTCGGCAATCTGTACGAGGCATTCCAACGTGCAAAGGCTGAGGCTGAGGCCGAATCAACGCAGCCAGTAAGGAGAGGGTCAAAGAAGCAAGATCGCTCAGAATCCCTGGAGCGCACTCTACATAGGAGCTCGTCACCAAGGCAAACTTCGAGAAAGGAGTACCGCTCAGAGTCTCTCGAGCGCAGCTTACACACAGGCTCACCGGCCGGCACCCCGAATCTTGGCGGAAGGTCCTTTTCTCCCCATTGCAGCCCGAGGCTGAAGCGCCGAACGAGCGGATCGAAACGTACCGTTCCCACAATTACCCCCCTTTCTACGATACCCAATATTTACTTTGACGAAAACTTCCACCTCGAAAACCCCCGAACCTTTGACGTCGTGAGCGAACGATCCGAGGTGGTCAGACCGGTACGGAACTCAAGTACCGATGATTATGGCGCGAATGCTTCGCTGGACGCTCCACAACAGCCGGGAAGGAAAGCGCTGGCGACGAATGCGATACTGCAGGAGAAACTATCATGGTATATGGACACGGTTGAGGTGCATCTGATATCTGCTATATCTACGGCATCGTCATCGTTCTTTGCTGCGCTTGGCTCGCTGCGCGACCTCCAGACCGAAGCAGCCGACTCGGTGGCGCGAATAAAAGGCCTCAGGGAAGACCTGAAGAAGCTTGACGAGCAAATGGCCATAGGAGGCTTGAAGGTTGTCGAGATGAAGAGACGGAGAGAAAACCTGAGAAGACTGGCCGACTCGGTCGACCAGCTACAAGCTGTGCTTTTTGGATTGTCGCGCTGTGACCAGGCAGTCGTCGATGGCAACCTGGAGAGTGCCATGACTCGGATAGAAATGATAGAAAGACTCATAACTGGGGCGCTGGATACCAGAGACGCGCAAGCTACTGCTTGGCTAGAGTCACGCCTGCCCCTACAATTGATCGATTTGCGCCATCTGAGAGCACTCGACGGCGTTTTCGACGCCGTTACTGAACTAAAGTTCCGCGTAGGAAGAGGATTTGAAGCCCATTTCGTCGACACCCTACTCACTGATTTGCGTGAGCACGTCAAGCGAGTTCCGACTCATGACACACTGGAACGATGGGTTGCCGCTTCGCAAAAGGCACGTGGAAACAGCCAGAAGGTTCAAATAGCTTTGCCCGCCTACATGACGACAGATGAAAAGCTGCGTGCAGACCTCCGAGCTAGCTTGTACGGTCTGAGCGGGGCGCAATTCACGAATCAAGCGAGCACAACCTTTAGGGAATCGATAGTCAGAGAGATGAAACTTCTCATTCGCAAACACTTGCCAAGTTCATCGGATGATGACACTGGGTCCATGGCTTCTGTGTCTACAAGAGGTGGTCGCGGATCGAGCCAGGCGGACAAGAACTCAATCCTGGCAAGGAATCTGCGTGCGATGGACCCTGCAGACGCTGAAGCCTTCTTCGCAAACATATTCACCAACATTGGCGAAGCCCTGCGGCGACTTAGTATATTGGTCAAGGTGCTGCTTGATGTAACGAGCGGCGTTGCCACACCTCCATCTGCAGGTGGGCTGCGGTCCCCTCTAAGAAGTCCGTACGGGAACACTATGGATGAATACATCACTAACGGCCCACCACCCCCGAGTGCGAGCGATCTACAAATGGAGCTCATGCAAGCTCTCGACATGTCAAGCCTTTTGGGCCAGGCTGTAGACGCGGCCCAGACGCAAATCACGAAGCTTCTGAAAGTGCGTTCCGAAGCTACAACTAACCTCCCATTGGATCGTTTCCTACGATACTTCAACATGTGCAGGCTGTTTGCCGACGAATGTGAGGCAGTCTCAGGCCGTTCTGGTGCGGCCTTGAAGGCTGTTGTCAACACCCACATCAACGACTTTGTGAGCAAATTTGGGGATTTCGAGAAGCAAGAGCTTGCAAAAGCAATGGATGCAGACAGGTGGGAGCCCAAGGACTTTGACGCAGACGACACCGAAGTCTTGGCACGTTTGTTGAGGGGCATGGAGAGCGATCCACCAAGCTGGGCAGAGACTGGTGATGTCCTCCGGAAAATCGAGGAGCCAACTACAAACGGTACATTAGCACTAACAAACGGCAACGTGGAAGAAAAACCAAAGGAAAAGGGCAAAACGACTGTGCCTGCCATTGTAGACGAGGAAAAGTATACGATATCACAGTCTTCAACAACCGTCCTTCGTGGTATCGAACGCTTCGAAATTTTGGTTTCTTCCATGCCGAGCATGACTTCGGAAGTTTCTACCTCACTTTGTGAATACATCAAACTCTTCAACTCCCGGCTTTGCCAGTTGATCCTTGGCGCCGGCGCCATGCACTCCGCTGGTCTAAAGAATATCAACACCAAACACCTCGCCATCGCCTCACAAACTTTGTCCCTAATCATCGCCATCTTACCATATATCCGCGAATGTTTCCGCCGACGCGCCGCCTCTGCAGCGAACAAGTCTTCACTCAGCGAATTCGACAATGTGAAACGGCTGCTTCATGACCAGCAGAACCAGATCCACGAGAAGTTGACTGATATCCTGTCTGGGAGAGCGACAGTACATATGCGCAGCCTCAAGAAGGTGGAATGGGACAACGACGCTGAGATTAACAAGGACGTCAGCCCCAGCATGGAGAGTCTGACCAAGGATACTGTGACCATGCACAAGGTCATTAACAAGTACCTTAGCGATATCCAGGTCAGGATGATCATGGGTCCCGTATTCGAGAGCTACAGAGACCAAGTTGGCAAGGTGATCAGAGAAGCAGCGGTCAAAACCCCCGGCGGGAAAGCTCG ATTACTTCGTGAAGCCAAGCTCTTTGACGCAAAACTCGGACCCATCGACGGCGCTGGAAACGTCGGATCTCACCTCATCGGCCTGGTCGTCAGCAAAGCCGTCTCAGAGCCAAAGCCTGAACCTACACCAGCAGTCGAAGCAGAGAAGAGCGAGAAAACAAACGGCACAGCCGGTGCAATGGCGGAGACTGCTAACGGCAAGGCTGCCTAA